Within the Bacillus sp. FSL K6-3431 genome, the region CATCTTCCAGCTTGGCATAATCTATAATTGAAACAGCCGGAGTGGTAATTTCAACTTTTTGATTTAATAATGTCGATAGAGCCGTAGCTGAACTTCCGAAAGAGATATTGCCAATTTCCCCTAATGCATCTTGTTGCATTTCTGATAAATAGTCGATTACATTAATTTTATTAAACTCTTCGCTAGATTCGGGAGGAGTTGTCCCTCCGTTCAATAACGCATCGATCTCATCTTGAGAGAGCATTTCACCAGTCATTTTCCTTGTCTCCCTCCTCTAAAGTACTTAAGATTTGCACAGCTAATTTCTTATTTACTTTCCCAGGTTGCCCCGTGAATTTTGGAATCTTTCCTATCTTCACGATAAGAGGTTCATCGATTCGTGTATTCAATTCAATTACATCACCATGATCTAATAATAAGAAATCTTCAATAGATAGCTCAGAAATACCAAGTTGAGCTGTCAGCTGCACGTTTGATTCTTTTACTTTTTGTTCTAGCGTGGCCACTTCTTCAGGCTTTCTATTTTTACTTACTGTTTCCATCCAATAATGTGCTGAAAGCTTCGGTATTATCGGTTCAAGCACAACATGTGGGATACAAATATTAATCATCCCACTTGTATCTCCTACACTGGCATTCATGGAAATAACTACAACTGTTTCATTTGGTGAAACAACTTGAAGAAATTGCGGATTTACTTCGAGCTCCGACATGACTGGCTCAATTTCGGCAATACCTGACCATGCATCTTTTAAATATTCCAATGTATGTTCGAACAAATTAGTCATGAGTCGAAGTTCAATCTCTGTTAAATTTTCAATTTTATTAATGCTTGTACCTTGTCCACCTAAGATACGATCTATCATTGCATAGGCTATATTAGGATGGATTTCCATAATCATTCTTCCCTCAAGAGGCGGAACCTCAAAAACATTTAAGATCGTCATACTAGGAACAGATCGAATATATTCTTCGTAAGGTATTTGATCAGCTGAAGCCACTGCAATATTGACATAAGTCCTAAGTTGTGCCGAAAAATAGGTTGTAAGTAATCGCGCAAAGTTTTCATAGATTCTTGTTAAGCTTCTAACCTGATCTTTAGAAAACCTTAATGCTCGTTTAAAATCATATACCTTTACCTTTTTTTCTTCGTCTTCTTTCTTTAAATCCTCGGCCGACATTTCTCCTGTTGAAATAGCAGAAAGCAAAGCATCAATTTCATTTTGTGACAAGATATCTGCTGACATATCTACACCCCCGTTTCAATGGTTTATTATGTTTATGAAATAATATAGGAGGTGATATACACTTTCACAACTTTCCCTTTTTGCATTAGTTCATTAATCTTTTCCTTCATTGATTCTTCCAACTTCAGCTTACCTTCTTTACCATCCAAATCAGCAGCATCCATCTCAGATAATTCCGATATCATTAGATTTTGAATCTGGAAATCTCGTTTAGTAAATTCTTCTTTCGCTTTCTTTCCATCTGTTTGTACTTTGAAAGATATTTTAACATAATCATTACTCTTTAAATTTGTCGTTATTTCTGGGACATCAACGGATACTTTCAATACCTCTTCAATAGAGGGTTCTTTTTTATTATCAGATGGATTAAACTTCATCGTGATAATCAACGCTAGAGACGCAAGAAGCAAAATAGCCGTTAAAAGAACAATCATTGTATTTATCAGTTTTTTACTCATCCTCAAAAACCTCCAATTCCTTACGGCCGAGAAGATAGATCGACTGATAGAAAGCCAATATTTGTTCTTTCACCCGCTCTTCTGATTCGGCGACAACATATTTGCGACCGTTAGTTAATGTAATCGTAGTGTCGGGAAAAGATTCGATTTTCTCGATTAGTAACGCATTTAATTGAAATGTCTTTCCATTCAATTTTGTAATAGTAATCACAGTAAAAATCAGGGCCGGCTTGATTACCAGGCCCTATCCCCCCTTTATCCTTATCGTTTTAAGTTAATAAGTTCTTGTAAAATTTCATCTGAAGTCGTAATGATTCTTGTATTTGCTTGAAATCCACGTTGTGCAACGATCATTTCAGTGAATTCTTCAGATAAGTCAACATTCGACATTTCAAGCGCACCTGAAACGATTGTGCCTGCACCACCATTATTAGGAATCATTGGTGTAGCTAAACCTGAGTTTGCACTACCGACATACAGATTTTCGCCAACCTTCTCAAGACCACCTGGATTATTAAAGCGGGCAATCCCGATTGATGATACAGAAGTAAATAAATCACCGTCTTTAGTAAAACCTGGGACACTAGGTGTATCTGATTTAATAAAACTAATTTTACCATCCTCAGATATCCCTAGGCTTTTAATATTTTTAATGTCTGGAATTTGAATACGCTGGGATTGGTTATCTAAGACAAAATGCCCAGAAGCAGTAACCAGATTTCCATTATTATTCAGGTATAAGTTTCCTGCTCTTGTATAAAATGTATCTGTCCCTTCTTGTACCATAAAATATCCGTCCCCTTGTATTGCTAGGTCAAGCACTCGACCGGTCGGCTGCAAGGAACCTTGCGTATCAATCGTATCGATTGCAGCAATTTGAGCACCTAATCCTACTTGCTGCGGATTGATTCCTCCTTTACCTTGTGCAGGTCCACTTGCTCCTGAAATCGTTTGGTTAACCATATCTTTGAACGCAACACGCCCTTTTTTGAATCCGTATGTGTTAACATTCGCGATGTTATTACCAATTACGTCTAATTTTGTTTGAAAGTTTTTCATCCCACTAATTCCTGAATACATTGAACGAATCATTTAATATTGTTCTCCCTTCGATTGAACCGCGTCAGTCAGTCGGCGATTCACGGCTTCCGTTTAGGTCCAGCCGTTTTCTGTTAAGTATTTTTTAATCCATAATGATTGTGCCATCTATTTTCGTGAAAATCTGTTTACCAGCTTCTTGTCTATCCATTACCGTAACTACCGTATTATTTTTCGCACTCACAATTAAAGCAGCATTCTTTATTATCACTAGCGAATCATTCACACCTTTTCGCTTTGCCTCATCCACTTTTACACCGATTTGTTTCCAAACATCCGGTTCAATCTCTATTTTTCGTTCATTCATTCTAATCCCAGCATGTTTACTTATTGTTAAATTTGTTTTTTGGGATACCGCCTGTTCCAAATGCTTTGAAAATGACTTATCCGTATGATTGGAATATATTGGTGCCTTTTTCGGAAAAGGCTGTATTGTAATTGGTTGCGATGGAAGTCTATGAATAAAATTATTTTTCACTACTTACACCTTCACCTTCTATTTAGTGCGTGTTCAAAAAGGTGCCAAATTAGAAACAAGAAGTTCGAGGCGAGAAGGTTTTGAGGATCGGAGCGTATGCTTTTAATACGTGAGAACCGGAAAAACCGAGCAACGAAGAAATTCCCCGTTTATCATTTGGTGACTTTTTGGACATCCTCTATTATGCTATTTTCGTGATTTCCCCCGTTTTAACCGAACTGCCTTCATCTGTAATGAGCCAGACAAAACCATCCTTCATCGAAACTGAACTCACTGTACCATTCATTTCATTTTCGCCATCCATCCATGTAATCTGTTTCCCGATCATCGAACTTGCCTGAATGAGTGGTGTTTCAGATGCCATGCTATTCACTTGTGAAATATTTGCAGGCGCCAATTCTGTACCATCTTCTAAAATCAATTTAACTGTATCACCCATAAATTGGACTGTTTTGACAATACCATTTCCTTGAGTGACGGTAGATTCACCCGTTTCAGCAGATTCATCCATTTTATGCCATGTTACATCTTTACCAACAAATTGATTAAATGCGATTAAGCTCGTTTGTGATTCAAGCTCTACCATTTTTTCAATAGAGATATTCATATTAGTCATTTGCTCTAGTGAAGAAAATGTAGCCATTTGCGCAATAAAATCTTTATCTTCCATAGGATTCATTGGATCTTGATTTTGCAATTGAACCATTAAGATCTTTAGAAAATCATCCTTACCTAAAATATCATTACCAGTTTTTACATCTCGCTTCTGTACCGATGATAGAAGTAGATTTTCATTTATGGAATTAACCATGTCTTATGTTACACCTCCGTTTCAAACAAAATAGTATTTAAAGCTTCCGCAAAGTCTAAGGTATCATCCTTTTCCTTATTTTTCTGTTCAGGACTATTTTTTTCCTCACTATTTTGTCCTTCATCACGAGCATTTCGATCCATATATTTTTGCAGATCATTTTGACTAAAATGAACGTCAATTTTATCAACTTGGATGTTTTGTTGATTAAACGTATGTTTTAGACTATGAAGCTGGGAATCTAGCAAATCCTTAGCTGTACTTGTTGATACAATCATTCGTGCTATCATCACGCCTTCTTTTTGCAAAAGTTCCACTCTTAGGGCACCTAAATGTTCGGGATATAACTTAATTAAAAGCCTAGTTGATCCTGGTGTTTGTGATAACTGTGATTTAGCCAAAATGTTTGAAAAAGCTTTTATCAACTCACTAGCTTTTTGCTCTTGATTCGGTTTCGCTTCAACATGTAATGTGTATTGCTCTATTTTAGGTGTAGGTTCTTGGCTCTGCACAGGCATTAACGATATTTCTTTATTTGGTGGTGCAGGTATTATTTTCACTAAATTCATT harbors:
- the fliM gene encoding flagellar motor switch protein FliM — translated: MSADILSQNEIDALLSAISTGEMSAEDLKKEDEEKKVKVYDFKRALRFSKDQVRSLTRIYENFARLLTTYFSAQLRTYVNIAVASADQIPYEEYIRSVPSMTILNVFEVPPLEGRMIMEIHPNIAYAMIDRILGGQGTSINKIENLTEIELRLMTNLFEHTLEYLKDAWSGIAEIEPVMSELEVNPQFLQVVSPNETVVVISMNASVGDTSGMINICIPHVVLEPIIPKLSAHYWMETVSKNRKPEEVATLEQKVKESNVQLTAQLGISELSIEDFLLLDHGDVIELNTRIDEPLIVKIGKIPKFTGQPGKVNKKLAVQILSTLEEGDKENDW
- the flgD gene encoding flagellar hook assembly protein FlgD codes for the protein MVNSINENLLLSSVQKRDVKTGNDILGKDDFLKILMVQLQNQDPMNPMEDKDFIAQMATFSSLEQMTNMNISIEKMVELESQTSLIAFNQFVGKDVTWHKMDESAETGESTVTQGNGIVKTVQFMGDTVKLILEDGTELAPANISQVNSMASETPLIQASSMIGKQITWMDGENEMNGTVSSVSMKDGFVWLITDEGSSVKTGEITKIA
- the flgG gene encoding flagellar basal body rod protein FlgG, whose amino-acid sequence is MIRSMYSGISGMKNFQTKLDVIGNNIANVNTYGFKKGRVAFKDMVNQTISGASGPAQGKGGINPQQVGLGAQIAAIDTIDTQGSLQPTGRVLDLAIQGDGYFMVQEGTDTFYTRAGNLYLNNNGNLVTASGHFVLDNQSQRIQIPDIKNIKSLGISEDGKISFIKSDTPSVPGFTKDGDLFTSVSSIGIARFNNPGGLEKVGENLYVGSANSGLATPMIPNNGGAGTIVSGALEMSNVDLSEEFTEMIVAQRGFQANTRIITTSDEILQELINLKR
- the fliL gene encoding flagellar basal body-associated protein FliL — its product is MSKKLINTMIVLLTAILLLASLALIITMKFNPSDNKKEPSIEEVLKVSVDVPEITTNLKSNDYVKISFKVQTDGKKAKEEFTKRDFQIQNLMISELSEMDAADLDGKEGKLKLEESMKEKINELMQKGKVVKVYITSYIIS
- a CDS encoding TIGR02530 family flagellar biosynthesis protein, which produces MKNNFIHRLPSQPITIQPFPKKAPIYSNHTDKSFSKHLEQAVSQKTNLTISKHAGIRMNERKIEIEPDVWKQIGVKVDEAKRKGVNDSLVIIKNAALIVSAKNNTVVTVMDRQEAGKQIFTKIDGTIIMD
- a CDS encoding flagellar FlbD family protein, which produces MITITKLNGKTFQLNALLIEKIESFPDTTITLTNGRKYVVAESEERVKEQILAFYQSIYLLGRKELEVFEDE